The Fusarium poae strain DAOMC 252244 chromosome 2, whole genome shotgun sequence nucleotide sequence TTGGTGACTTCGTTGTTCTCGTTCACATAGCCCATTCGTCGCCCAAACTCTGGTGCAACGGTCACAGCGCCCATGACGCCCTGACTGATGCCTTCGTAGGAAATGGCGACGGCGGAAGTGATGGTGACAAGCCTAAGCAGCTGCTGTCCGGACATGGACTTCCAGCTTTCTCGGTTCCACATGTTTTGAAAGATGCCTGTTGAATGATAATTGTGTTGAGATAGAAATGAATGTGCTTGGATGATGATAAAAATTTCGTCGGTGCTCAAGACCCTCTTATTACAATGTCTCTTCTCCACGACACTCGCAAACAACCTTGCTTCAACCCCATGGGGAACTGCCTGGTCTCGTCGCAGCCCCGCGCCGTTATTGCGGAATGGTGTTATTAGGAAATGGCGTGGATGTTGGTATCGTCTCGAATTGCCAACAAGAGTTAGTGTCAAGGGGGGCTGCAGCATGTCATCTGGTTATGCATTAGCTATATTAGGATAAAACCCCCTCGACTTAGCGCATATCCGGGTCCGCAGCGCTGGTAAGTTCGGGATTGACAGATGATCAAACATTCTCTCATCCCTTGTCAATTCCCTTTCTTTCACTTCGTCTCGAATTCCTTCTTCGCTCTCACTGTCGATCGTACCATCAAGAAACATGGGTCGGATGAGATCTCGTAACGGCTGGTAAGTCCATTTAGCCGGTGGTCTAGATCTGTAGTTGACTTGTATCAGCCTGACCTGCCGAGAACGACATGTCAAATGTATGCCCACTGCAAGAGTACAGGGTTCTCCACGCTGACTTGACAGGTGACGAGACGAGACCAAAGTGCGGGCAGGTATGTTAAGCATATTCCGTTGCCGAGGATCAAAATACTAACGGAAGTTACCGAACGCAGTGCCTCAAGCGACATCGGCTCTGTCACTGGGAAGAGCCATCATCCCAGCTTACGTTTAATCAATACCAACCGAAGCATATGGAACATTCCACGTCCGTGAAACAGTCTCTGCCAGCCTCGGGAAGGGACAGTTCATCGGCGGATGGGTTCCCATCCCCAGGAGGCTCGACATCACCACCAGATCCTATTTGGTGCCCGCAGGACCTGATCTCACCACCAACAGCTCCGTCCGTCTCCGAAGTTAGTCAGCACGAGTCGCCGAACCAGTATAGCGATGCATCTCTCATGAGCGTACCTTGGACCATCCCCACACTTCCTATAGTTTCGCGCCAGGAAGCTTTCTACATACATCATTTCTCCACGCATCTAGCGCGGTGGCTCGACTGTACCGATGCCTCGCGACAGTTCACACTCAATATACCTGTGCTTGTCAATAGCTCCCTAATTCTTCGATACGCGGTCATTTCTTATGCTGCTCGCCATCTAGGTGAAGACAACACAGCTGAGATATTCCATGAGAAGTGTATAGAGCTTCTAATTCCTTTGTTGAGTACCGAAAATATTGCCAATGACGAGGCTATACTCTGCGCCATGGTGATACTGCGCGTCTGCGAACAACTAAGTGGTAAGCTTCACAGGAAGGCAGTCTCTCTTATCTAACTTGAGCTTAGTCACCGTGATTGGTAGCGATCAGGAAAGGCATTTGGCTGGATTGAGTGCTTTGCTCAAGACGTCTCAAGGACGACAAGTAGACCCGTCGATACCTACACTTTCCCAAGCTTCCTTCTGGGTCTACGTGCGACAATGCCTTTACAACGCCTGCATCCATCAACAACCACCAAACTTAGATTTCGAGCTCGTATTGATACCACCTCCACACGTTGTCAGTGGTCAAGCTGTGGATATCAAGTCAGAAACTGCCTGGGCAAACACCATGACCTGGATTTGCGCCACAGTAGTTGACTTTTGTTTCCGCGGAAGTGCTTTGTACTCGGAGCCATTAACTAGGCTCCAAAGGTGGTCCGAGTTGTCGGAAGCAGTCGAGAACTGGAACAAAACAAAGCCAAGTACTTTCGATCCAATATGGTATGGGGAACAAAACAGGGAAGCAGGCCCTTTTCCGGAGATCTGGTTCACAGCAGATTGGCATGGTTAGTAGAGACACTCTCAACAAATGCGATGATCTGGAGACCTGATAACTATCAGTAATGGCGTTTGGCTTCTATCATCTAGCTAAGATGCTCTTAATGGTCTACCGTCCATCACCACGATTTGCGATTCGGAATACTCAACGGACCATACCCGCATCTGAGGTGGGTTTTATAACACACCCAGTAACTTACTTCAATTGACACTATCCAGGAGACTGTCATGGAGCACGCTCGAGCTCTGTGTGGAGTGTGTAAGTGCTCGCCAGGCACCGTGCCCTCACTCATCACATTGTGTCACTCTACATTTATTTGTATGTTGTATTGTCTTTTCGGAATACGTCAACCTCTAACCTTAATCAGGGGGCTCATTGATGGTGGACAAAGATGAGCAAGCAGGTATGGTGGATATGCTTAAGAATCTCGAAGCATCACATGCATGGCCGACGGCTTGGATAATTGAAGCATTAGAAGAGGAGTGGTCGAGATACTAGTACTACATCGTCAAACTCAAATACCATCGCTGAATGAGATCACGGCGTGTTTCCCATTCCTGACCCATCCCTTTCCCGGTGTCTCTCTATCAAGTCTCTCAACCTGTTCCTCGCTGTCTATCCCAACGCACGTATCGGACTTGTTTGTTCTCAAGGCGAGGATTTTAATCCCACTTCCGTGACCAAGAGGTCCGATTGCAGACTTGAATGTTGTTGTATGCGGCCAGAGACCATCCCTGGTCAACTTTCGATAGTTCAGATCCCCTTTCCATATAGTCAGATAGCTGTCTTGGAAGCGCTTGAACAGTTCAGAT carries:
- a CDS encoding hypothetical protein (TransMembrane:1 (o396-414i)), yielding MGRMRSRNGCLTCRERHVKCDETRPKCGQCLKRHRLCHWEEPSSQLTFNQYQPKHMEHSTSVKQSLPASGRDSSSADGFPSPGGSTSPPDPIWCPQDLISPPTAPSVSEVSQHESPNQYSDASLMSVPWTIPTLPIVSRQEAFYIHHFSTHLARWLDCTDASRQFTLNIPVLVNSSLILRYAVISYAARHLGEDNTAEIFHEKCIELLIPLLSTENIANDEAILCAMVILRVCEQLSVTVIGSDQERHLAGLSALLKTSQGRQVDPSIPTLSQASFWVYVRQCLYNACIHQQPPNLDFELVLIPPPHVVSGQAVDIKSETAWANTMTWICATVVDFCFRGSALYSEPLTRLQRWSELSEAVENWNKTKPSTFDPIWYGEQNREAGPFPEIWFTADWHVMAFGFYHLAKMLLMVYRPSPRFAIRNTQRTIPASEETVMEHARALCGVWGSLMVDKDEQAGMVDMLKNLEASHAWPTAWIIEALEEEWSRY